In Electrophorus electricus isolate fEleEle1 chromosome 1, fEleEle1.pri, whole genome shotgun sequence, a single window of DNA contains:
- the mrvi1 gene encoding inositol 1,4,5-triphosphate receptor associated 1 yields the protein MPTLPEEEEDSAEDIESSSSSPTNYMPVEAKLVNVTTAPPTIVLPGSAPQQDPRPLDKTRPLSPRLRLSRNTSASGPLTTVDTEGHVIDLVKDKLPELQLSEEDRQKNLELLEEAKKVSDRFLTRRGRRSTCSLTESPTGPSPIATPSSSPVPSRSSSLSAPPQIASVADATTNPPTSSLMRLEVPGVCDHGEASTTDHESLRKLVDWKPPEKRKVSSGTLTPRHTTTAAARQPAMTHREVLESLKPESSAPVTGVAKPVPHPATQQVPCTAEIKTIGAFPPLMRAVSWDTVGSMGGRNGAPNGDEGLAFSDKLKSSGYKDFPMAPLNVQKLSKLREEHKLMRTQSISGSKLPDLSETAEQERGSCSLTAVSPADEEAKEKADAMPNISDLMLRKLKLHKGSTVACAPPLTEKEVENAFVQLSLAFRNDNYTLETRLKLAERERNLTEENTEKELEEFKHSLKCTAPLWQNAEQRESYQRLVETLAVLHRLANRLSSRAEMVGAVRQEKRLNKATEVMLQYVENLKRTYEKDHAELMEFKKLANQNSNRYCGSMETGEDGIARQSRSMSVTLGKALPRRRVSVAVVPKFNLLHIPGQSPTTVGPGPGPSAGIASPGGPVALPVLCEANSTKSDNPTDSPQQGAGENVKVAAEQDGDVATSTKVPCSPEEIRAQIKAKIEEEAYKKGYQEGLKRIKELQEVKEEENSSEEKQSALDQTTAEDPDKENKTNSRYEEALEAIDRLCPKVFKRSWTLWRVLTLFIGLFFLVNLVNFYSNYYGDHGDTSAEKSGVPGKKKFFGLHVGSKSSPTPE from the exons ATGCCCACCCTgcctgaagaggaggaggattcTGCTGAGGACATCGAGAGTTCCTCCAGCTCCCCCACCAAC TACATGCCAGTTGAAGCCAAGCTAGTGAATGTGACTACGGCTCCCCCTACAATTGTCCTTCCAGGATCAGCCCCCCAGCAGGACCCTCGTCCCTTGGATAAAACTAG ACCACTCAGCCCCAGACTTCGGCTGTCGAGAAACACCAGTGCCTCGGGGCCTCTCACTACAGTAG ACACTGAAGGCCACGTGATAGATCTGGTGAAGGATAAACTTCCAGAGCTGCAGCTGTCGGAGGAGGACCGGCAGAAgaacctggagctgctggaggaggcgAAGAAAGTGAGCGACCGCTTCCTGACCCGTAGAGGGCGCCGTTCCACATGCAGCCTCACCGAGTCGCCCACAG GTCCTTCGCCCATCGCAACTCCATCCTCTTCTCCTGTACCCTCACGGAGCAGTTCTCTCTCCGCGCCCCCACAGATAG CTTCAGTGGCAGATGCCACAACAAACCCGCCTACAAGCTCACTCATG CGGTTGGAGgtgcctggtgtgtgtgacCATGGGGAAGCAAGTACAACAGACCATGAG AGTCTGAGGAAGCTGGTGGACTGGAAGCCGCCCGAGAAGCGCAAGGTTTCCTCCGGCACCTTGACACCCCGCCACACCACCACGGCGGCGGCCAGACAGCCGGCTATGACCCACAGAGAGGTCTTAGAGAGCCTGAAACCGGAAAGCTCGGCCCCGGTGACGGGAGTTGCCAAGCCTGTCCCACATCCAGCCACCCAGCAAGTGCCCTGCACGGCCGAGATCAAGACCATCGGAGCCTTCCCACCCCTCATGAGGGCTGTCTCCTGGGATACCGTGGGCTCCATGGGTGGGAGGAACGGGGCACCCAATGGCGATGAGGGCCTGGCCTTCTCCGATAAACTGAAGTCTTCTGGGTACAAGGACTTCCCAATGGCTCCCCTGAACGTCCAGAAACTGTCCAAACTGCGAGAG GAGCATAAGCTGATGAGGACCCAGAGCATCTCAGGATCAAAGCTGCCAGATCTGAGCGAGACGGCTGAACAAGAACGAG GTTCCTGCTCTCTGACAGCTGTCTCCCCAGCTGACGAGGAGGCGAAGGAGAAAGCTGACGCCATGCCCAACATATCCGACCTCATGCTGCGCAAACTTAAGCTGCACAAAGGCAGTACGGTGGCCTG tgcGCCTCCGCTCACGGAGAAGGAAGTGGAG aatGCCTTCGTGCAGCTATCCCTCGCCTTCCGCAATGACAACTACACGCTGGAGACGCGGCTGAAGCTGGCAGAGCGCGAGCGCAACCTCACAGAGGAGAACACCGAGAAGGAACTGGAAGAGTTCAAACACTCACTGAAG TGCACGGCGCCGCTGTGGCAGAATGCAGAGCAGAGGGAGTCCTACCAGAGACTCGTGGAGACCTTGGCTGTGCTGCACCGCCTGGCCAACCGCCTCTCCAGTCGGGCTGAAATGGTCGGAGCCGTGCGGCAG GAAAAACGTTTGAACAAAGCCACAGAGGTGATGCTGCAGTATGTGGAGAACCTCAAGAGGACCTATGAGAAGGACCATGCAGAGCTGATGGAGTTTAAAAAACTAGCCAATCAGAACTCGAACCGATACTGTGGCTCCATGGAAACTGGAG AAGATGGCATTGCACGTCAATCGAGATCCATGTCTGTGACATTAGGAAAG GCTTTACCCAGAAGGAGAGTCAGCGTGGCTGTGGTTCCCAAATTTAATCTCCTGCACATTCCTGGTCAAAGCCCAACCACAGTGGGCCCTGGCCCTGGCCCCAGTGCTGGCATTGCATCTCCTGGTGGCCCCGTGGCACTTCCTGTACTG TGCGAGGCGAACAGCACGAAGAGTGATAACCCTACAGACTCACCACAACAAGGTGCAGGTGAAAA TGTAAAAGTTGCAGCGGAGCAGGACGGCGACGTAGCCACATCGACTAAAGTCCCCTGCAGTCCAGAAGAGATCAGAGCCCAGATTAAGGCCAAGATCGAGGAAGAAGCCTACAAGAAAGG GTATCAGGAGGGACTGAAAAGAATTAAAGAGCTTCAGGAAGTCAAGGAAGAGGAGAATTCATCAGAGGAAAAGCAGTCGGCGCTCGATCAGACAACTGCAGAAGATCcagacaaagaaaataaaacaaacag TCGATATGAAGAAGCACTGGAAGCCATCGACCGGTTATGTCCAAAGGTCTTCAAACGAAGCTGGACGCTCTGGAGAGTCCTCACCTTGTTCATAGGTTTGTTCTTTTTGGTCAACCTCGTAAACTTCTATAGTAACTACTACGGTGACCACGGAGACACGTCGGCAGAGAAGTCTGGTGTTCCTGGCAAGAAGAAGTTTTTTGGCCTGCATGTAGGCTCGAAGAGTAGTCCCACGCCAGAGTAG